One Papaver somniferum cultivar HN1 unplaced genomic scaffold, ASM357369v1 unplaced-scaffold_76, whole genome shotgun sequence genomic window carries:
- the LOC113344292 gene encoding putative F-box/FBD/LRR-repeat protein At1g78760 isoform X2 — protein MWTPLRTLSMNFDYCTHRKLHNDVDDYMYFVERVLMLRDNKDLLLNLPLPEESKLPPCIFTCQSLTKLVLCCDGWRMTMVSLPKSFDLPKLKTLKLKGVTICDTDLTSKFLSSCPILESLAITRSRVNLNVIKTPNLKYLTLKHNECHGIGGRKVRFYAPLLTSFICESDMTHKLDYALENISSLVTCDITMAVDWTDEEEEPGAFENFSAEDKVQYAQDMMKLLGAVRSVKNLTLSRWLIRVMSEVPELLDRHTFEYSNLRSLTLRPFLSKECLPTITYLLKISPNIEFLCVVINEIRLLQNLPLFSSVVHIRHECLHL, from the exons ATGTGGACTCCTCTCCGAACCCTATCTATGAATTTTGATTATTGTACACACAGAAAGTTACATAATGATGTCGATGACTATATGTATTTTGTAGAAAGAGTACTCATGCTTCGTGATAATAAAGATCTTTTACTTAATCTTCCTCTACCTGAAGAATCCAAGTTGCCTCCATGCATCTTTACTTGTCAGTCGTTGACTAAGTTGGTGTTGTGTTGCGATGGTTGGAGAATGACGATGGTTAGTTTACCTAAATCGTTTGATTTACCTAAACTCAAAACTTTGAAGCTTAAAGGGGTTACAATTTGTGATACAGACTTAACTAGTAAGTTCTTGTCAAGCTGTCCTATTCTAGAATCGCTGGCAATAACAAGATCCAGAGTGAATCTAAATGTTATTAAGACTCCTAACCTTAAGTACTTGACATTAAAACACAACGAATGTCATGGAATAGGAGGGCGGAAAGTCAGGTTTTATGCTCCACTTCTCACATCATTCATCTGCGAAAGTGACATGACTCATAAACTTGACTATGCTCTGGAGAACATTTCTTCTCTAGTTACTTGTGATATTACAATGGCGGTAGACTGGactgacgaagaagaagaaccaggGGCATTTGAAAACTTTAGTGCAGAGGATAAGGTACAATATGCTCAAGATATGATGAAATTGCTGGGGGCTGTTCGTAGTGTCAAAAATCTAACGTTATCACGTTGGCTCATTAGG GTTATGTCTGAAGTCCCTGAATTACTGGATCGTCACACTTTCGAATATTCGAATCTGCGGAGTTTGACGCTACGACCGTTTCTTTCTAAAGAATGCTTACCCACAATAACATACTTATTGAAGATCTCTCCTAATATAGAATTTCTTTGCGTGGTTATAAATGAG ATAAGGCTCTTACAAAACCTACCGCTTTTCTCATCTGTCGTGCACATACGTCACGaatgtttgcatttgtaa
- the LOC113344292 gene encoding putative F-box/FBD/LRR-repeat protein At1g78760 isoform X1: MWTPLRTLSMNFDYCTHRKLHNDVDDYMYFVERVLMLRDNKDLLLNLPLPEESKLPPCIFTCQSLTKLVLCCDGWRMTMVSLPKSFDLPKLKTLKLKGVTICDTDLTSKFLSSCPILESLAITRSRVNLNVIKTPNLKYLTLKHNECHGIGGRKVRFYAPLLTSFICESDMTHKLDYALENISSLVTCDITMAVDWTDEEEEPGAFENFSAEDKVQYAQDMMKLLGAVRSVKNLTLSRWLIRVMSEVPELLDRHTFEYSNLRSLTLRPFLSKECLPTITYLLKISPNIEFLCVVINESPYDDGPPKYPLCDEGTLVNYSLFLFHFYHSMREL, translated from the exons ATGTGGACTCCTCTCCGAACCCTATCTATGAATTTTGATTATTGTACACACAGAAAGTTACATAATGATGTCGATGACTATATGTATTTTGTAGAAAGAGTACTCATGCTTCGTGATAATAAAGATCTTTTACTTAATCTTCCTCTACCTGAAGAATCCAAGTTGCCTCCATGCATCTTTACTTGTCAGTCGTTGACTAAGTTGGTGTTGTGTTGCGATGGTTGGAGAATGACGATGGTTAGTTTACCTAAATCGTTTGATTTACCTAAACTCAAAACTTTGAAGCTTAAAGGGGTTACAATTTGTGATACAGACTTAACTAGTAAGTTCTTGTCAAGCTGTCCTATTCTAGAATCGCTGGCAATAACAAGATCCAGAGTGAATCTAAATGTTATTAAGACTCCTAACCTTAAGTACTTGACATTAAAACACAACGAATGTCATGGAATAGGAGGGCGGAAAGTCAGGTTTTATGCTCCACTTCTCACATCATTCATCTGCGAAAGTGACATGACTCATAAACTTGACTATGCTCTGGAGAACATTTCTTCTCTAGTTACTTGTGATATTACAATGGCGGTAGACTGGactgacgaagaagaagaaccaggGGCATTTGAAAACTTTAGTGCAGAGGATAAGGTACAATATGCTCAAGATATGATGAAATTGCTGGGGGCTGTTCGTAGTGTCAAAAATCTAACGTTATCACGTTGGCTCATTAGG GTTATGTCTGAAGTCCCTGAATTACTGGATCGTCACACTTTCGAATATTCGAATCTGCGGAGTTTGACGCTACGACCGTTTCTTTCTAAAGAATGCTTACCCACAATAACATACTTATTGAAGATCTCTCCTAATATAGAATTTCTTTGCGTGGTTATAAATGAG AGTCCCTATGATGACGGGCCTCCGAAGTATCCATTATGTGATGAGGGAACTCTCGTGAACTACTCCttgtttctttttcatttctATCATTCAATGAGGGAATTATAG
- the LOC113344436 gene encoding F-box/FBD/LRR-repeat protein At1g78750-like isoform X2 encodes MVLDLLISDVEEFTEINFPLETWMLGVVRRKIQDLLLDLPLPHNSRLPPCIFTCKSLTKLVLYCDSYKQTMVTLPKSFDLPNLKSLKLKWVSIYDTDLTNKFLSSCPVLESLAITRSFVNLTDIRAPNLKYLTLKHNECHGIGGRKVRFYAPLLTSFICESDMTHKLDYALENISSLVTCDITMAVDWTDKEEEPGAYPKFTAEDKVQYAQNMMKLLKAVRSVKDLMLSRWLIKVMSDVPELLDCHTFEYSNLRGLTLRPYLTKECFRTITYILKISPNIEILCVVINESFDDDDGLPKYPLCDEINDDSPDTSDDWETGLSLPCFLYNLKVVRIHNVKGRINELKFLEVLLKNAMVLENLILYWDWDQDPGNRAVTRRMKKFTEKLIEFPRASPYVTFMCF; translated from the exons ATGGTTCTGGATTTACTCATTTCAG ATGTGGAGGAATTTACTGAGATAAACTTTCCACTTGAGACTTGGATGCTTGGTGTTGTAAGACGTAAGATTCAAGATCTATTACTTGATCTTCCCCTACCTCATAACTCCCGGTTACCTCCATGCATCTTTACTTGTAAGTCGTTGACGAAGTTGGTATTGTATTGCGATAGTTATAAACAGACGATGGTTACTTTGCCCAAATCGTTTGATTTACCTAACCTCAAGAGCCTGAAGCTTAAATGGGTTTCAATTTATGATACAGACTTGACCAATAAGTTCTTGTCAAGCTGTCCTGTTCTAGAATCGTTGGCAATTACAAGATCATTTGTGAATCTAACTGACATTAGGGCTCCTAACCTTAAGTACTTGACATTAAAACACAACGAATGTCATGGAATAGGAGGGCGGAAAGTCAGGTTTTATGCTCCACTTCTCACATCATTCATTTGTGAAAGTGACATGACTCATAAGCTTGACTATGCTCTAGAGAACATTTCTTCTCTAGTTACTTGTGATATTACAATGGCGGTAGACTGGaccgacaaagaagaagaaccaggGGCGTATCCAAAGTTTACTGCAGAGGATAAGGTACAATatgctcaaaatatgatgaaATTGCTGAAAGCTGTTCGTAGTGTCAAAGATCTCATGTTATCACGTTGGCTCATTAAG GTTATGTCTGACGTCCCTGAATTACTGGATTGTCACACTTTTGAATATTCGAATCTGCGGGGTTTGACGCTACGGCCATATCTTACTAAAGAATGCTTTCGTACAATAACATACATATTGAAGATTTCTCCTAATATAGAAATTCTTTGCGTGGTTATAAACGAG AGTTTCGATGATGATGATGGGCTGCCGAAGTATCCATTATGTGATGAG ATAAATGACGACTCGCCAGATACAAGTGATGATTGGGAAACAGGATTGTCATTGCCATGCTTTTTATATAACCTAAAAGTTGTTAGGATTCACAATGTCAAGGGGCGCATAAATGAACTCAAGTTTCTAGAGGTTTTGCTGAAGAATGCCATGGTTCTAGAGAATTTGATCCTTTACTGGGACTGGGATCAAGACCCAGGTAATAGAGCAGTGACAAGACGAATGAAGAAATTCACTGAGAAACTTATCGAATTTCCAAGAGCATCTCCATATGTCACATTCATGTGCTTCTAG
- the LOC113344436 gene encoding putative F-box/FBD/LRR-repeat protein At1g78760 isoform X1 — protein sequence MEEESEISPISDFNGEEEVDRLSNLPESLIHHILSFIDMKYSVQTSVLSKRWRYMWTPLRILSMNYDYSKHRKLHNDVDDYMYFVERVLMIRDNTCDIQKFHLICHEDVEEFTEINFPLETWMLGVVRRKIQDLLLDLPLPHNSRLPPCIFTCKSLTKLVLYCDSYKQTMVTLPKSFDLPNLKSLKLKWVSIYDTDLTNKFLSSCPVLESLAITRSFVNLTDIRAPNLKYLTLKHNECHGIGGRKVRFYAPLLTSFICESDMTHKLDYALENISSLVTCDITMAVDWTDKEEEPGAYPKFTAEDKVQYAQNMMKLLKAVRSVKDLMLSRWLIKVMSDVPELLDCHTFEYSNLRGLTLRPYLTKECFRTITYILKISPNIEILCVVINESFDDDDGLPKYPLCDEINDDSPDTSDDWETGLSLPCFLYNLKVVRIHNVKGRINELKFLEVLLKNAMVLENLILYWDWDQDPGNRAVTRRMKKFTEKLIEFPRASPYVTFMCF from the exons ATGGAAGAAGAATCAGAAATTTCTCCAATTTCAGATttcaatggagaagaagaagtagatAGACTTAGCAATTTACCCGAATCTCTGATTCACCATATTCTATCTTTCATTGACATGAAATATTCAGTTCAAACCAGCGTTTTGTCAAAGAGATGGAGATATATGTGGACTCCTCTCCGAATCCTATCTATGAATTATGATTATTCTAAACACAGAAAGTTAcataatgatgttgatgactatATGTATTTCGTAGAAAGAGTACTCATGATTCGTGATAATACTTGTGATATACAAAAGTTTCATCTTATTTGTCATGAAGATGTGGAGGAATTTACTGAGATAAACTTTCCACTTGAGACTTGGATGCTTGGTGTTGTAAGACGTAAGATTCAAGATCTATTACTTGATCTTCCCCTACCTCATAACTCCCGGTTACCTCCATGCATCTTTACTTGTAAGTCGTTGACGAAGTTGGTATTGTATTGCGATAGTTATAAACAGACGATGGTTACTTTGCCCAAATCGTTTGATTTACCTAACCTCAAGAGCCTGAAGCTTAAATGGGTTTCAATTTATGATACAGACTTGACCAATAAGTTCTTGTCAAGCTGTCCTGTTCTAGAATCGTTGGCAATTACAAGATCATTTGTGAATCTAACTGACATTAGGGCTCCTAACCTTAAGTACTTGACATTAAAACACAACGAATGTCATGGAATAGGAGGGCGGAAAGTCAGGTTTTATGCTCCACTTCTCACATCATTCATTTGTGAAAGTGACATGACTCATAAGCTTGACTATGCTCTAGAGAACATTTCTTCTCTAGTTACTTGTGATATTACAATGGCGGTAGACTGGaccgacaaagaagaagaaccaggGGCGTATCCAAAGTTTACTGCAGAGGATAAGGTACAATatgctcaaaatatgatgaaATTGCTGAAAGCTGTTCGTAGTGTCAAAGATCTCATGTTATCACGTTGGCTCATTAAG GTTATGTCTGACGTCCCTGAATTACTGGATTGTCACACTTTTGAATATTCGAATCTGCGGGGTTTGACGCTACGGCCATATCTTACTAAAGAATGCTTTCGTACAATAACATACATATTGAAGATTTCTCCTAATATAGAAATTCTTTGCGTGGTTATAAACGAG AGTTTCGATGATGATGATGGGCTGCCGAAGTATCCATTATGTGATGAG ATAAATGACGACTCGCCAGATACAAGTGATGATTGGGAAACAGGATTGTCATTGCCATGCTTTTTATATAACCTAAAAGTTGTTAGGATTCACAATGTCAAGGGGCGCATAAATGAACTCAAGTTTCTAGAGGTTTTGCTGAAGAATGCCATGGTTCTAGAGAATTTGATCCTTTACTGGGACTGGGATCAAGACCCAGGTAATAGAGCAGTGACAAGACGAATGAAGAAATTCACTGAGAAACTTATCGAATTTCCAAGAGCATCTCCATATGTCACATTCATGTGCTTCTAG